In one Candidatus Bathyarchaeota archaeon genomic region, the following are encoded:
- a CDS encoding amidohydrolase — protein sequence MEIVDFEAHFYTKEYVKTLLKNEDHPKYKKDETTSTYWLWYTPHVQEPHTEQLLERLLDVNEKRIKDMHDAGVKMQVLSLSAPGCEQFEASIGKKLARKVNDELASVIERKPDRFVGLAALAPQDPGEAADELERAVKELGLRGWKTHSNIRGAYIDDKKYWVIFEKAEKLGVPIFLHPTVPTIDVLSDTYGYALAGPAFGFTFDTALCMMRLILSGIFDRYPNLKIVLGHFGETMPFLLNRLDFPIVRPWVAKNVDIKISKKPSDYFKSNVYVATSGEFHNPAIMCTLQVMGCDRVLFASDYPYEDSMKAVERVKALPLPEEEKSKICHLNAKTLLNIR from the coding sequence GTGGAAATAGTAGACTTTGAAGCCCACTTCTACACGAAAGAATATGTTAAAACTCTACTGAAAAATGAGGACCACCCAAAATATAAAAAAGATGAAACAACGAGCACCTACTGGCTGTGGTACACTCCCCACGTGCAAGAGCCGCATACCGAACAACTGTTAGAAAGACTTCTCGACGTGAATGAAAAACGTATCAAAGATATGCATGATGCTGGAGTAAAAATGCAAGTTCTCAGCCTCTCTGCTCCAGGATGTGAACAATTTGAAGCTTCAATAGGAAAAAAGCTTGCTAGAAAAGTCAATGACGAACTTGCCTCAGTTATTGAAAGAAAACCAGATAGATTTGTCGGATTAGCTGCACTTGCCCCACAAGATCCAGGTGAGGCTGCTGATGAACTTGAGCGCGCTGTGAAAGAGTTAGGTCTTAGAGGGTGGAAAACTCACTCTAACATCCGTGGAGCCTACATTGATGATAAGAAATACTGGGTTATATTTGAAAAGGCAGAAAAGTTAGGGGTTCCAATATTTCTACATCCTACCGTTCCAACAATAGATGTGCTCAGTGATACATATGGATATGCGTTAGCTGGACCAGCTTTCGGTTTCACCTTTGATACAGCACTATGCATGATGCGTTTAATCCTGAGTGGAATCTTTGATAGGTACCCGAATCTAAAGATTGTGCTAGGCCACTTTGGCGAAACCATGCCTTTCCTACTAAACCGTCTAGACTTTCCAATTGTAAGACCATGGGTTGCTAAAAACGTAGATATTAAAATCTCAAAAAAGCCAAGTGATTACTTTAAGAGCAATGTGTACGTGGCTACAAGCGGCGAATTCCATAATCCTGCAATTATGTGTACCCTTCAGGTAATGGGCTGTGATAGAGTGTTGTTCGCTTCAGATTATCCTTATGAAGATTCAATGAAAGCTGTTGAACGTGTTAAAGCATTACCATTACCAGAAGAAGAAAAAAGTAAGATATGCCACTTGAATGCGAAAACCTTACTAAATATACGTTAA